A single region of the Branchiostoma lanceolatum isolate klBraLanc5 chromosome 1, klBraLanc5.hap2, whole genome shotgun sequence genome encodes:
- the LOC136443604 gene encoding tripartite motif-containing protein 2-like has product MASNFAINEITEEFLVCQVCLEDFKQPKMLPCLHTFCQLCLEKLLAAEPEGKLACPTCRQDVPLPQNGVQGLKSNFLVDKLHGILQQQPKGEGETPEPRETGVPCTVCDKGSTAEFYCVECTDHMCQTCNDVHRGLKLTRSHKVVTIQDLQSGQFSAELQASGTSRCKDHSERNKFYCDTCQRVICLHCVVTAHRDHQYVEIEKAAERERAKLRGKLSTVQNTADLHEKWIQQLQSVREEWPSQVQRTEEQIAKQTQAIIEAAEKMKNDRISQLRAMNAARETQLETAMEAAEMDLASARSRIQHMDDVLESGTPAEVLSVAGELTDWEPQNAAEKPEMTKNFVNLIVDPPACNVKVEQKVAKLMGGIRQTRVPILLKTVGKKVTGAGDGEFSRPTSLAVTPEGNIVVTDYGNKRLQFLDKDGSSKKIDLGFPPLCVAVQTNGELLVTGDGHSIHVLDRQGRRGSRVIQVPGATDTQATTRGIAVDKFGRIIVTVGSQSFVISPAGDVIRKFEGKGQSLHGPALLVTVNSSNQIIVSDMRNNNLKIFDPAGRYLFTIGSFGWGPGQLNYPAGVITDREDNIMVADSVNHRVSLFSEDGVFIRHVLTQEKHGLNFPVALTMHDGHLVVADRHSIKFFLI; this is encoded by the coding sequence ATGGCGTCCAACTTTGCGATCAACGAAATTACCGAGGAGTTTCTCGTCTGCCAGGTTTGTTTGGAGGACTTCAAGCAGCCTAAGATGCTGCcgtgtcttcacaccttctgcCAGCTGTGTTTGGAGAAGCTCCTGGCCGCAGAACCGGAAGGGAAGCTGGCCTGCCCCACGTGCCGACAGGACGTCCCCCTCCCGCAAAATGGCGTCCAGGGGCTGAAGTCCAACTTTCTTGTCGACAAATTGCACGGCATTCTGCAACAACAGCCTAAAGGGGAAGGTGAAACACCGGAGCCCAGGGAGACAGGCGTCCCCTGTACGGTCTGTGACAAGGGTAGTACCGCTGAGTTTTACTGTGTTGAGTGCACGGACCACATGTGTCAGACGTGTAACGACGTGCACCGTGGACTCAAACTCACCAGGTCCCACAAAGTTGTAACAATTCAAGACCTGCAATCTGGCCAGTTTTCCGCCGAGCTCCAAGCAAGCGGAACTTCCAGGTGTAAGGATCACAGTGAACGGAACAAGTTCTACTGTGATACCTGTCAGCGGGTCATCTGTCTGCACTGTGTGGTCACGGCGCACAGAGATCACCAGTATGTGGAGATAGAGAAGGCGGCCGAGAGGGAGAGAGCGAAGCTCAGGGGGAAACTGTCGACAGTGCAGAACACAGCAGACCTGCACGAGAAGTGGATTCAACAGTTACAGTCAGTACGAGAGGAGTGGCCTTCACAGGTACAGCGTACAGAAGAGCAGATTGCTAAGCAGACACAGGCCATCATCGAAGCCGCTGAGAAGATGAAGAATGACAGGATCAGTCAGCTTCGTGCCATGAATGCTGCACGAGAGACGCAGTTGGAAACAGCCATGGAGGCGGCTGAGATGGACCTGGCCTCAGCCCGGAGCCGTATCCAGCACATGGACGATGTGTTGGAGTCCGGGACCCCAGCGGAGGTCCTGTCGGTGGCCGGAGAGCTGACTGACTGGGAGCCACAAAATGCGGCCGAAAAGCCTGAAATGACCAAGAACTTTGTGAACTTGATCGTGGATCCTCCAGCTTGTAATGTTAAAGTGGAGCAGAAAGTAGCTAAGCTGATGGGTGGAATCAGGCAAACGAGAGTGCCGATACTCCTGAAAACAGTTGGGAAGAAGGTCACTGGCGCCGGTGATGGCGAGTTTAGCAGGCCTACATCACTTGCTGTCACCCCAGAGGGCAACATTGTAGTAACCGATTACGGCAACAAGCGTCTGCAATTTCTGGACAAAGATGGCTCCTCCAAGAAGATCGATCTCGGTTTCCCGCCGTTGTGTGTGGCGGTGCAGACAAACGGTGAGCTGTTGGTGACAGGAGACGGACACAGCATCCACGTGCTGGACAGACAGGGGAGGAGGGGGTCACGTGTCATCCAGGTGCCAGGTGCTACAGACACTCAGGCAACTACAAGAGGTATTGCTGTGGACAAATTCGGACGTATCATCGTTACTGTCGGGTCCCAAAGTTTTGTCATCAGTCCCGCCGGTGACGTTATTCGGAAATTTgagggcaaaggtcaaagtCTGCACGGTCCCGCCCTCCTTGTCACCGTTAACAGCAGCAACCAAATCATCGTCAGTGACATGCGCAACAACAACCTGAAGATATTCGACCCCGCTGGACGGTATCTCTTCACAATAGGATCTTTTGGCTGGGGACCTGGCCAACTGAACTACCCGGCCGGTGTCATCACGGACAGAGAAGACAACATCATGGTGGCTGATAGTGTCAACCACCGTGTTTCCCTGTTCAGTGAGGACGGCGTGTTCATCAGGCACGTGCTGACACAGGAGAAACACGGGCTGAACTTCCCAGTGGCACTGACCATGCATGATGGACATCTGGTAGTTGCTGATCGACATTCCATCAAGTTTTTCCTTATCTAG